One window of Marinobacterium aestuarii genomic DNA carries:
- a CDS encoding EAL domain-containing protein, translating to MSLVNQLIAATLVAMMGLAGGTIYIASDSSKRMLTNQLESHALDTATHLGLYLAPYIANKDAATVETTINAIFDSGFYQRIDVVTAEGDMLFSKSTAPVIGNTVPQWFVDLVPLTPPAMTREVTYNWAKTGTIFVQGHPGYAYQAYWRVAQETLVLFLFLALLSTLAISLVLRIILRPLKGVEDQAIALTRKQYIEQPRIPKTRELRRVVEAMNQMVRQVHQMFEEQSQNIEELRRQAYRDDLTGLPNPRATRAQLGERLDYRQDFGPCALLYVHIDNLQALNQALGAEKTDNLIRLLSKQLSDICTGAGDHVMGRLSGADFTLLLKLPAPDQLQRIVNGLLSSIDQDYQQLRQSEAPTAAPVCIGIALGNDQTGAAQLQSNARLAIEKALQESRRVHQFQAPGDPQPVDESWHAHVSAAIENEQIFLQAQPVISTDEQQLHQEVFARILNRDNSPCSAGDFISVVRELGLMTDMDRAVVNHALQYLQQRPSGTALAINLSNESVSNPGFRQWLLERLSTLNERARLCIELNESSVLNNLEGIEGLRNALRTLGCRFGVDNFGVHPSGFGYLYKLQPDYIKIDGSLLHDIDNDAQDQFFVSSLVSVAHSLDIAAYAERVERSSQLTQLLRLKIDATQGFLHGTPKALE from the coding sequence ATGTCACTCGTAAACCAGTTGATAGCCGCCACCCTGGTGGCAATGATGGGACTTGCCGGCGGCACGATCTATATCGCCTCGGACAGCTCCAAGCGAATGCTGACCAACCAGCTGGAATCCCACGCCCTGGACACCGCAACACACCTGGGGCTATACCTGGCGCCCTATATCGCCAACAAGGATGCAGCCACGGTGGAAACCACCATCAATGCCATCTTCGACAGCGGCTTTTATCAGCGCATCGATGTAGTCACGGCTGAGGGTGACATGCTGTTCAGCAAATCAACCGCGCCCGTGATTGGCAACACCGTGCCCCAGTGGTTCGTCGACCTGGTTCCCCTCACACCACCGGCCATGACCCGCGAAGTCACCTACAACTGGGCCAAGACCGGCACCATATTCGTGCAGGGCCACCCTGGTTACGCCTACCAGGCTTATTGGCGCGTGGCACAGGAGACCCTGGTCCTGTTCCTGTTCCTCGCCCTGCTTTCGACCCTGGCCATCAGCCTGGTGCTGCGGATTATTCTGCGCCCCCTCAAGGGCGTGGAAGATCAGGCCATTGCCCTCACACGCAAACAGTACATAGAACAGCCGCGCATCCCGAAAACCCGGGAACTGCGCCGCGTCGTCGAAGCCATGAACCAGATGGTGCGCCAGGTGCATCAGATGTTCGAAGAACAGAGCCAGAATATCGAAGAACTGCGCCGCCAGGCGTACCGCGATGATCTCACCGGCCTGCCCAATCCCCGCGCCACCCGGGCCCAACTGGGCGAACGCCTGGACTACCGCCAGGACTTCGGCCCCTGCGCCCTGCTCTATGTGCACATCGATAACCTGCAAGCGCTCAACCAGGCCCTGGGGGCCGAGAAAACCGACAATCTCATCCGCCTGCTGAGCAAACAGCTCAGCGACATCTGCACCGGCGCAGGCGATCACGTCATGGGCCGCCTCAGCGGTGCCGACTTTACCCTGTTGCTGAAATTGCCGGCGCCGGATCAGCTGCAGCGTATCGTCAACGGCCTTTTGAGCAGCATTGATCAGGACTACCAGCAGCTGCGTCAATCCGAGGCTCCGACAGCCGCGCCTGTATGTATCGGCATCGCCCTTGGCAACGACCAGACAGGCGCCGCCCAGCTGCAGTCCAATGCCCGCCTGGCCATCGAAAAAGCACTACAGGAAAGCAGACGCGTACATCAGTTCCAAGCTCCAGGTGATCCGCAACCCGTTGACGAAAGCTGGCATGCACACGTCTCCGCCGCCATCGAAAACGAGCAGATATTCCTGCAGGCACAGCCGGTCATTAGCACCGATGAGCAGCAGCTGCACCAGGAAGTCTTCGCCCGCATCCTCAATCGCGACAACAGCCCCTGCAGCGCCGGTGACTTTATTAGCGTGGTGCGCGAGCTGGGCCTGATGACCGACATGGACCGCGCCGTGGTCAATCACGCCCTGCAGTACCTGCAGCAAAGGCCGTCGGGCACCGCCCTGGCCATCAACCTGTCCAACGAATCCGTTTCCAACCCAGGCTTTCGCCAGTGGCTGCTGGAGCGCCTGAGCACACTGAATGAGCGTGCACGCCTGTGCATCGAGCTGAATGAATCCTCGGTACTCAACAACCTGGAAGGCATCGAAGGTCTGCGCAATGCGCTGCGCACCCTGGGATGCCGCTTTGGGGTCGATAACTTCGGCGTACACCCCAGCGGCTTTGGCTATCTCTACAAACTGCAGCCGGACTACATCAAAATCGATGGCTCTCTGCTGCACGATATCGACAACGATGCCCAGGATCAGTTCTTCGTCAGCAGCCTGGTTAGCGTGGCCCACAGCCTGGATATTGCCGCCTACGCCGAGCGCGTCGAGCGCAGCAGCCAGCTGACTCAGCTGCTACGCCTGAAGATAGATGCCACCCAGGGCTTCCTGCATGGCACACCCAAGGCGCTGGAATAA
- a CDS encoding FMN-dependent NADH-azoreductase, with protein MTKVLVVQSSALNETSNTRLLTAKLLARLGRDADITVTSRDLAQDQLPHITDQTLGAFFTPADQRSPEQTEIIALSDALVAELMDTDVVIIAAPMYNFGVPSTLKAYFDHIARAGVTFKYTETGPVGLVQGKQAYIVTATGGIHAGTPRDFVAPFVTTFLGFLGINAVKTFAAEGMSMPTMKEESLNQTISAIEQL; from the coding sequence ATGACCAAAGTACTCGTAGTTCAATCCAGCGCCCTGAACGAAACCTCCAACACTCGCCTGCTTACCGCCAAGCTGCTGGCGCGTCTGGGGCGTGACGCAGACATTACTGTCACCAGCCGCGACCTGGCGCAGGATCAACTGCCCCACATCACCGACCAGACGCTGGGGGCCTTTTTCACCCCGGCCGACCAGCGCAGCCCCGAGCAGACTGAGATCATCGCCCTGTCCGATGCCCTGGTGGCAGAACTCATGGACACCGATGTCGTGATCATCGCCGCCCCCATGTACAACTTTGGCGTGCCCTCGACCCTGAAGGCCTATTTTGACCATATCGCCCGCGCCGGTGTCACCTTCAAGTACACCGAAACCGGCCCCGTGGGCCTGGTACAGGGCAAACAGGCCTATATAGTGACCGCCACCGGTGGCATCCACGCCGGCACGCCGCGTGATTTCGTTGCCCCCTTCGTGACCACCTTCCTGGGCTTTTTGGGTATCAACGCGGTCAAAACCTTCGCCGCCGAAGGCATGAGCATGCCCACCATGAAAGAAGAGTCGCTGAACCAGACCATCAGCGCCATCGAACAGCTGTAA
- a CDS encoding MATE family efflux transporter produces MNLANDNAQRTRAPRICLHEARVLLKLGGPIMVAQLSQTAMGFVDTLMAGRVSPRDLAAVALGNGIWLPVFLALSGVLMATTPMVAQHLGANRTRAAGAIFQQGFWIALCAGLVAFVSVRNCAWLLEQLNVAPELAALTQDYLRAISWGLPAILLYQLIRSYCEGFGLTRVVMKIGVLGLLLNIPLNYIFIYGKLGLPAMGGVGCGWATSIVMFAMLLAGALYLWRSQAFSETAPLSRWQRPSLAATRQFMQLGLPIGLSLLIEVSMFSLIALLLAPLGDVTVAAHQITMSFTGLTFMLPLSIALAITIRTGHLAGAADYQGARRSAFTGVALALGCALVSCSAMLLFAHSIARLYTPNPVVIALAVQLLGIAAFFQFSDSIQVAAAGALRGFKDTSMPLLLVFVAYWLVGMPAGFILGLTDLAGPAMGAKGFWYGLVLGLSLGALLLGTRLAWMTRRHITRQAQA; encoded by the coding sequence TTGAATCTTGCGAACGACAACGCTCAGCGCACCCGCGCCCCCCGCATCTGCCTGCACGAGGCCCGCGTCCTGCTCAAACTCGGCGGCCCCATCATGGTGGCGCAGCTGTCGCAAACCGCCATGGGCTTTGTCGACACCCTGATGGCCGGCCGTGTCAGCCCCCGGGATCTGGCCGCCGTGGCGCTGGGCAATGGTATCTGGCTACCGGTGTTTCTGGCCTTGTCCGGCGTGCTCATGGCCACCACACCGATGGTGGCGCAGCACCTGGGGGCCAACCGCACGCGCGCTGCGGGAGCCATATTTCAGCAGGGATTCTGGATCGCGCTCTGCGCAGGCCTTGTGGCCTTTGTCAGCGTGCGCAACTGCGCCTGGCTGCTGGAGCAGCTGAACGTCGCACCCGAGCTGGCGGCACTGACCCAGGACTACCTGCGGGCCATCTCCTGGGGCCTGCCGGCGATTTTGCTGTACCAGCTCATACGCAGCTACTGCGAAGGCTTTGGTCTGACCCGCGTGGTCATGAAGATAGGCGTGCTGGGGCTGCTGCTCAATATACCGCTCAATTACATCTTTATTTACGGCAAGCTCGGCCTGCCCGCCATGGGCGGCGTTGGTTGCGGCTGGGCCACCAGTATCGTCATGTTTGCCATGTTACTGGCGGGCGCCCTCTACCTGTGGCGCAGCCAGGCCTTTAGCGAAACAGCCCCCCTGAGCCGGTGGCAACGCCCCAGCCTTGCGGCAACCCGGCAATTCATGCAGCTGGGCCTTCCCATCGGCCTGTCGCTGCTGATCGAGGTCAGCATGTTCTCCCTGATCGCCCTGCTGCTCGCCCCACTGGGCGACGTTACCGTGGCGGCGCACCAGATCACCATGAGCTTTACCGGCCTCACCTTTATGCTGCCCCTGAGCATTGCCCTGGCCATCACCATCCGCACCGGCCACCTCGCGGGGGCGGCTGACTACCAGGGCGCACGACGCAGCGCCTTTACCGGCGTGGCGCTGGCGCTCGGTTGCGCGCTCGTGTCCTGCAGCGCCATGCTGCTCTTCGCCCACAGTATTGCCAGACTCTACACGCCCAACCCGGTCGTTATCGCACTGGCGGTCCAGCTGCTAGGAATCGCTGCATTTTTTCAGTTTTCCGACAGTATCCAGGTGGCCGCCGCCGGCGCACTGCGCGGCTTCAAGGATACAAGCATGCCGCTGTTACTGGTGTTCGTAGCCTACTGGCTGGTCGGCATGCCGGCAGGCTTTATTCTGGGCCTCACCGACCTCGCAGGCCCGGCCATGGGCGCCAAGGGCTTCTGGTACGGCCTGGTTCTGGGGCTGAGCCTCGGCGCCCTGCTGCTCGGCACACGCCTTGCCTGGATGACCCGGCGTCATATCACCCGCCAGGCGCAGGCTTAG
- a CDS encoding transglutaminase-like cysteine peptidase: MLAADDNTGVRLSQASINQLGQTYGEPARRRLAAWQQLLTDLADADETTKLREVNRFFNQVRFLDDIVHWKKTDYWATPVEFLVSNGGDCEDFSIAKYYTLRELGVPIEKMSIAYVKALELNQAHMVLTYYPQPSDIPLVLDNLIPDIKPANQRPDLLHVYSFNGDNLWLTKKGRRADLVGASDRLKPWVQLQSRINEQHDK; encoded by the coding sequence ATGCTTGCGGCCGACGACAACACCGGCGTTCGACTCAGCCAGGCCAGTATCAACCAGCTCGGCCAGACCTACGGCGAACCCGCCCGACGCCGCCTTGCCGCCTGGCAGCAGCTACTCACAGACCTTGCCGACGCCGATGAAACCACCAAACTGCGCGAAGTGAACCGCTTCTTCAACCAGGTGCGTTTTCTCGACGATATAGTCCACTGGAAGAAAACCGACTACTGGGCCACCCCGGTGGAGTTTCTGGTGAGTAACGGCGGCGACTGCGAAGACTTCTCCATCGCCAAGTACTACACCCTGCGTGAACTGGGCGTACCGATCGAAAAAATGAGCATCGCCTACGTCAAGGCACTGGAACTGAACCAGGCCCACATGGTGCTAACCTACTATCCGCAGCCCAGCGACATCCCTCTGGTACTGGACAACCTGATACCCGACATCAAGCCCGCCAATCAGCGTCCGGACCTGCTGCACGTATACAGCTTTAATGGTGACAACCTCTGGCTGACCAAGAAAGGCCGGCGGGCGGATCTCGTGGGCGCCTCGGATCGACTCAAGCCCTGGGTTCAACTGCAGTCGAGAATCAATGAACAGCATGACAAGTAG
- a CDS encoding glutathione S-transferase family protein, with protein MGLLVNGQWHDQGYDTKSQKGAFVRDESRFRNWIGEGSFKAEAGRYHLYVSLACPWAHRTLIARSIKGLQDIISVSSVHPLMAANGWEYKTDPAFDHPNFPAGDPLYNSRYHHELYTRAQIDYSGRVTVPLLWDKQQHTIVSNESADILRMFNSAFSHLVNQGPDLYPAPLRTEIDKMNQFVYETINNGVYRCGFATSQSAYNDAFESLFGALDTLDQRLGQQRYLLGTRITEADWRLFTTLVRFDAVYFGHFKTNLRSISQYPNLSGYLRELYQWPGVSDTVDMGQIKHHYYRSHSSINPTGIVPRGPALELTQPHNRAHFPATSA; from the coding sequence ATGGGACTACTGGTCAACGGACAATGGCACGACCAGGGGTACGACACCAAAAGTCAAAAAGGCGCCTTCGTGCGGGATGAATCCCGTTTTCGCAACTGGATAGGCGAAGGCAGCTTCAAGGCCGAGGCCGGGCGCTACCACCTGTACGTATCCCTCGCCTGCCCCTGGGCGCATCGCACCCTGATCGCACGCAGCATCAAGGGCCTGCAGGACATAATCAGCGTCAGCAGTGTCCATCCGCTAATGGCCGCAAACGGCTGGGAGTACAAGACCGACCCCGCCTTTGATCACCCCAATTTCCCTGCTGGCGACCCGCTCTACAACAGTCGCTACCATCACGAGCTCTATACCCGCGCCCAGATTGATTACAGTGGCCGCGTCACAGTCCCGCTGCTCTGGGACAAACAGCAGCACACCATTGTCAGCAATGAATCAGCCGATATTCTGCGCATGTTCAACAGCGCCTTTTCCCATCTCGTCAACCAGGGCCCGGACCTGTACCCGGCACCCCTGCGCACTGAAATCGACAAGATGAACCAGTTCGTGTACGAGACAATCAATAACGGTGTCTACCGCTGCGGCTTTGCGACTTCCCAGAGCGCCTACAACGACGCTTTCGAAAGCCTGTTTGGCGCTCTGGATACACTTGATCAGCGCCTGGGCCAGCAGCGTTACCTGCTCGGCACCCGCATTACCGAAGCCGACTGGCGCCTGTTTACCACCCTGGTACGCTTTGATGCTGTCTATTTCGGCCATTTCAAAACCAACCTGCGCAGCATCAGCCAGTACCCCAACCTGTCAGGCTACCTGCGCGAGCTGTATCAGTGGCCGGGCGTCAGCGATACCGTCGACATGGGCCAGATCAAGCACCACTACTACCGCAGCCACAGCAGCATCAACCCCACCGGCATAGTGCCACGCGGGCCTGCCCTTGAGCTGACACAGCCCCACAACCGCGCACACTTTCCCGCCACATCCGCATAA
- a CDS encoding DUF3080 family protein gives MHGALRHCALLLCLGVLLSACGQSSPEAMLDNYSDRVARVLQESIDSRLDAAPAIAPLPPRRQRLLPLTDLRQGLIEVLPLRHCNLLGLIAQRNSSLGKVMLPSKQLVYEMRLLSQVRDCRAQLAQRLNARTDTDAKLIQQLDSIYRLKAQELPAVLWNAIYASREMESNFSIGAPPAAAAPG, from the coding sequence ATGCACGGGGCACTGCGACACTGCGCCCTGCTGCTGTGCCTGGGTGTACTGCTGAGCGCCTGCGGGCAATCCAGCCCCGAAGCCATGCTCGACAACTACAGTGACCGGGTCGCCCGGGTGCTGCAAGAGTCCATCGACAGCCGTCTCGACGCAGCCCCCGCCATTGCACCGCTGCCGCCACGCCGCCAGCGACTTTTACCCCTGACAGACCTGCGCCAGGGGCTGATCGAAGTACTGCCACTGCGCCACTGCAACCTGCTGGGGCTGATCGCCCAGCGCAACAGTTCGCTGGGCAAGGTGATGCTGCCCTCCAAACAACTGGTGTACGAAATGCGCCTGCTGAGCCAGGTGCGGGACTGCCGTGCGCAGCTGGCACAACGCCTCAATGCTCGCACGGATACCGATGCCAAACTCATACAGCAGCTCGACAGCATCTACCGCCTGAAGGCGCAGGAACTGCCCGCCGTACTCTGGAATGCGATCTACGCCTCCCGCGAGATGGAAAGCAACTTTTCCATTGGCGCCCCCCCCGCTGCCGCTGCGCCTGGATGA
- a CDS encoding DUF3080 family protein, giving the protein MAPPPLPLRLDDNQSDGSEAALLSLQTLADLQTLIATPNWQLPTGLDQLELHYQTLEANRFGSQWLKSVWLLSQTLELTAQALDRREQRASICPQQRPTPKARILLNVFSKYYAGEVQPYMARVDRSGQRWKALHQQLLSTLPATPAMRDYQWRIFADTNPDSLWQSYIQARDHHSRSWQATLRNCNLMPGH; this is encoded by the coding sequence TTGGCGCCCCCCCCGCTGCCGCTGCGCCTGGATGACAACCAAAGCGATGGCAGCGAGGCTGCACTGCTGAGCTTGCAGACGCTGGCAGACCTGCAAACACTGATCGCCACCCCCAACTGGCAGCTACCCACCGGGCTGGACCAGCTTGAGCTGCACTACCAGACCCTTGAGGCCAACCGCTTTGGCAGCCAGTGGCTCAAATCCGTCTGGTTACTCAGCCAAACCCTGGAGCTCACGGCTCAGGCGCTGGATCGCCGAGAGCAGCGGGCCAGCATCTGCCCACAGCAAAGACCTACTCCCAAAGCCCGCATACTGCTGAATGTATTCAGCAAATATTACGCCGGCGAAGTGCAGCCCTATATGGCACGGGTTGATCGCAGCGGCCAGCGCTGGAAAGCACTGCACCAGCAACTGCTCAGCACCCTGCCCGCCACGCCGGCAATGCGCGACTACCAGTGGCGCATCTTTGCCGACACCAACCCGGACAGTCTGTGGCAAAGCTACATCCAGGCCCGCGACCACCATAGCCGCAGCTGGCAGGCCACACTGCGCAACTGCAATCTGATGCCCGGGCACTGA
- the tusA gene encoding sulfurtransferase TusA, protein MGNIKPDQVMDACGLFCPEPVMLLHNRVRELQVGQVLEIVATDPSTQRDIPKFCTFLGHELLAQKVENEQYRYLIRKGAG, encoded by the coding sequence ATGGGCAATATAAAACCTGATCAGGTGATGGATGCCTGCGGACTCTTCTGTCCGGAACCGGTCATGCTGTTGCATAACCGGGTACGCGAGCTGCAGGTGGGGCAGGTGCTTGAAATTGTCGCCACGGACCCGTCCACGCAGCGCGATATCCCCAAATTCTGTACCTTTCTGGGGCACGAGCTGCTGGCTCAGAAGGTGGAAAATGAGCAGTACCGATACCTGATACGCAAGGGAGCCGGCTGA
- the trxC gene encoding thioredoxin TrxC — MSDSLNICCPHCFVTNRLPEQRLAEKPRCGRCKVALFAGAPVDIDSVASFDKLVGQSDIPVVVDFWASWCGPCKMMAPVFAATASRLEPQYRFIKVDTEKLQALGQRYAVRSIPTLLVLKGGRELGRQAGAMDATGFERWLRRFS, encoded by the coding sequence GTGTCTGATTCGTTGAACATCTGTTGTCCCCACTGTTTCGTGACCAACCGTCTGCCAGAGCAGCGCTTGGCTGAAAAGCCGCGCTGCGGTCGCTGCAAGGTGGCGCTCTTTGCCGGAGCCCCGGTTGACATTGATTCTGTGGCCTCTTTTGACAAGCTGGTCGGTCAGTCCGATATTCCGGTTGTCGTCGATTTCTGGGCATCCTGGTGCGGGCCCTGCAAAATGATGGCGCCGGTGTTTGCTGCCACGGCTTCGCGGCTGGAGCCGCAGTATCGCTTTATCAAGGTTGATACCGAGAAATTGCAGGCTCTGGGGCAGCGTTATGCTGTTCGCAGTATTCCGACATTGCTGGTGCTCAAGGGTGGGCGGGAGCTGGGACGCCAGGCGGGTGCCATGGATGCCACCGGATTTGAGCGTTGGTTGCGCAGATTCAGCTAA
- a CDS encoding antibiotic biosynthesis monooxygenase family protein codes for MIRVLIERHIADDLADHYEQAARATLTEAMQAHGFISGEALHNSQDPNHRVVLATYRSIQDWQRWARSAERQEAMAVINPMLIREEKITILEH; via the coding sequence ATGATTCGCGTCCTTATTGAGCGGCATATCGCCGACGACCTTGCCGATCACTACGAACAAGCCGCCCGGGCGACACTGACCGAGGCCATGCAGGCCCACGGATTCATCTCCGGCGAGGCCCTGCACAACAGCCAGGATCCTAACCATCGCGTGGTGCTGGCCACTTACCGCTCCATTCAGGACTGGCAGCGCTGGGCACGCTCAGCGGAACGTCAGGAAGCCATGGCGGTCATAAACCCGATGCTGATCCGCGAGGAAAAAATCACCATACTCGAGCATTGA
- a CDS encoding ProQ/FINO family protein — translation MKDNVNAVIEQTEQLLGELDQMLEQREQVRVDTLKQQSESLTVNDVASTENTANTENTKSRSKNRVANQAALKLLMETYPKAFSRTEVRPLKIGIQEDLLADEKIAKNKIKRALASYVRTLSYYRSLQAGNARIDLAGEASGEVSAQEAEHAKGKLKEISRQRREREQEQRKVQAEKEKSDRLSNKLEQLVNLKGR, via the coding sequence ATGAAAGATAATGTAAATGCCGTAATTGAGCAGACCGAGCAGTTGCTTGGCGAGCTGGATCAAATGCTCGAACAGCGCGAACAGGTTCGCGTCGATACCCTGAAGCAACAGTCCGAGAGCCTAACCGTGAACGACGTGGCAAGCACCGAAAATACTGCAAATACCGAGAATACCAAGTCTCGTTCCAAGAACCGGGTGGCAAACCAGGCGGCGCTCAAGCTGCTGATGGAAACCTACCCCAAGGCGTTCAGCCGTACAGAGGTGCGTCCGCTCAAGATTGGTATTCAGGAAGATCTGCTGGCGGATGAGAAGATCGCCAAGAACAAGATCAAGCGCGCGCTGGCTTCCTACGTGCGTACGCTGTCCTACTATCGCAGCCTGCAGGCGGGCAATGCCCGTATCGATTTGGCGGGCGAAGCCTCCGGTGAAGTCTCCGCGCAGGAAGCCGAACACGCCAAAGGCAAGCTGAAGGAAATCAGCCGTCAGCGTCGCGAGCGCGAACAGGAGCAGCGCAAGGTGCAGGCCGAGAAGGAAAAATCCGACCGTCTGAGCAACAAGCTCGAGCAGCTGGTCAACCTCAAGGGCCGCTAG